One window of Cydia pomonella isolate Wapato2018A chromosome 5, ilCydPomo1, whole genome shotgun sequence genomic DNA carries:
- the LOC133518469 gene encoding androgen-induced gene 1 protein-like codes for MLLRLFHVSVASLFWYTVWYDLNYVNIPFPNKAYEQYPLKGRSTFLTFWCLVLQTIYFTVSVLNDYIGTNVDHPKQSSILRSIKDKLFILAFPVALYVTSAFWGIYAIDKDLIFPDKIANAIPSWVNHTMHTLILLFIVLELVITYRRYPSKYIGYSIVVCFNLTYTFWFHCIYFQTGIWVYPILNVLNWPARVAFVLASTTVALGFYSLGEKLNRLVWTKVDKKKVKSK; via the exons ATGTTGCTACGTCTCTTCCATGTGTCTGTCGCGTCGCTGTTCTGGTATACAGTGTGGTACGACCTGAATTACGTGAATATACCGTTTCCGAATAAGGCCTATGAGCAGTATCCTTTGAAAGGGAGATCTACTTTCTTGACGTTCTGGTGTTTG gtactACAAACAATCTACTTCACCGTCTCCGTTCTGAATGACTATATCGGCACCAATGTCGATCACCCAAAGCAGAGCTCCATCTTACGCTCCATCAAGGACAAGCTGTTCATCCTCGCCTTCCCCGTCGCTCTCTACGTCACCTCGGCCTTCTGGGGCATCTACGCCATCGACAAAGACCTCATCTTCCCTGATAAAATAGCCAACGCCATCCCCTCATGGGTCAACCACACAATGCACACTCTAATTCTTCTCTTCATCGTTTTAGAACTAGTCATAACATACAGGAGATACCCGTCTAAATATATTGGGTACTCGATTGTCGTTTGTTTCAATTTAACATACACTTTCTGGTTCCATTGCATTTACTTTCAGACTGGGATTTGGGTGTATCCTATATTGAATGTGTTGAACTGGCCGGCTAGGGTGGCGTTTGTACTGGCCAGTACTACTGTAGCGCTCGGGTTTTACTCTCTGGGAGAAAAGCTAAATAGACTTGTGTGGACGAAAGTTGATAAGAAGAAGGTGAAGAGCAAATGA